A single region of the Micropterus dolomieu isolate WLL.071019.BEF.003 ecotype Adirondacks linkage group LG02, ASM2129224v1, whole genome shotgun sequence genome encodes:
- the LOC123961274 gene encoding myosin phosphatase Rho-interacting protein-like isoform X2, whose product MSGDKATSPCNKFQANIFNKSKCQNCFKSRELHLLNDHDMEQAKPIYGGWLCLAPEGTDFDNPMQRSRKWQRRFFVLYEHGSLSFALDELPSTLPQGTVNMNLCTEITDAEPRTSQKNALCIVTPELEIFIRGDNKEIINGWSEQLAVYLRTNKQNQKKKRKVEPVATQEPSPAKMAATDPSFLSSENAAESGCSRWQEDQQGRGPGVTPMWTVADADPPGLNPTPAGNTPTYLCPVSRDSLTLDGAGSFISPVGSLDLVASGNTDPGSNNQLAESNNIQTSANNKNQSQDRSRGSPTERLLGLEATEKEKKLGATISRKGRNDARTNKREKLQSCGDIAQLTAPPPQRRSRSLDRRTSDTVMTPDLLNFKKGWMVKLDENEQWKKYWFVLSTDSLRYYTDSIAEEASDLKGEIDLTKCYNVSEYQVQRNYGFQIHTLKGVYTLSAMTSGIRKNWIQALMKNVHPANAPDVASLPGHLGPCSPPEALPKPDVTQDSPSADVFTERDPQPKHSSVRDKRREGRYKTFDWAEFRPQNKPTLDAEPQRTKHLCSLDLGDLERRKRREERRRRYESVLGLSLGWEVTGDKTADGRVRALSPKSQQKVEEEIEECWKQVEKTVFRSVRTVPLFTEDKDSVKMEKLLDSYRTGVEDLKAQLAESEHRRLELEAQLSTAGYYQQQLDPSPISEADFCPSDTNDKPLNHTQTLKDTYKETRELLQQHDIIRQGMQEQLSISPSSLTPQTPRIWLHDTEGIFQELGDLLTDTVATPLFSPESDSQDLLSDGETIELQLDVATTNHQNQLDREDRQQVSSSETKINNGVYSSLILEEPTGGDDESLNGCVEHHIPPDEAMLRRLSQEVELLTSQNEALNQRNQEMLNQLTEADREIERLKAELNSRYTEPHHLPEVEQLGQTRVDGVKGELSLTNQQLLEARATIASLEENLREAEALLQLKVPAETEETGQEKRESAKEAEGHLCLEAAEAKLTELEKQFDQSELACRELQTQNAELKEAEKLYLQAAAEAEADIRRLNQELEEERLKDGDSNRCVSGEERTKQVVEGMVMRLNALGKILEVIEKLDVSLRREGNEPAVVSQLKWEEEFWSLLLNKLKPSQFSEEKPVEVLISEVTERMIVEKQLLLLGHGLLSETGSCTDEGREGLKDLDIWNIASETETKKVDESRMFEFNEQLCEMEHFRVATQMKIAFLNHLASSTDKSAHEKLQLMADRLSGSHFSEHPMTDFIHSAATEALYCCRLSRLQSKYERELEEAKQKRRSSSLICSKCVDLTEENTELRERLSNLEEQQLSSLGNKMSMCCQTEEIYPQGKDVEVQVPDESTLDGIEEENVQQTPEAPQDEMVGSLELDCMEIPLSCVDGQLGIPEMTGENTDGSDATHEETNPSSEVKQVLELRRRVNELEEQLSVMEEEMKEESDGKMSSVQAQHEKVMEKLKATCERSFASMEASHLKVVEELQRRHQQEVERLLVERDRLLEEESAATATAIEAIMNAHRLELEKEVQKRRRSESSTGNTHLEDIYRTHSEELASYQRELQVLSQQFSLKCLENGHLVQAVDAERKALCQCQQENQDLRTRNQELSGHLAAEITRLCSLAKPDALPLSQRMDVYEMEITLRVKESEVQCLKQEITSLKDELQSAQKDKRNATKKCKDMYTELSVLRAKTEREVDRLRENLRLAHRALDQTSL is encoded by the exons ATGTCCGGCGACAAGGCGACGAGTCCGTGCAACAAATTCCAAgccaacatttttaataaaagtaaatgtcaAAACTGCTTCAAGTCCCGGGAGCTTCATCTGTTGAACGACCATGACATGGAGCAG GCAAAACCCATCTATGGAGGCTGGCTGTGTCTGGCTCCTGAGGGGACAGATTTTGACAACCCGATGCAGAGGTCAAGG AAATGGCAGCGGCGCTTCTTTGTCCTGTATGAACACGGCAGCCTGAGCTTCGCCCTGGATGAACTG CCGAGCACATTGCCACAAGGCACGGTGAATATGAATCTGTGCACAGAAATCACTGATGCAGAGCCCAGGACCAGCCAGAAAAATGCACTCTGCATCGTCACGCCGGAGCTGGAGATATTTATTCGTGGTGACAATAAAGAGATCATAAATGG GTGGAGTGAACAGCTTGCGGTCTACCTGAGAACAAACAAGCAGAATCAGAAGAAAAAACGCAAAGTGGAGCCTGTTGCCACCCAG GAACCCAGTCCAGCAAAGATGGCTGCAACTGATCCAAGTTTTCTGTCCTCGGAGAACGCTGCAGAGTCCGGCTGCAGTCGGTGGCAGGAAGACCAGCAGGGCAGGGGACCGGGTGTAACCCCCATGTGGACTGTCGCAGACGCAGATCCCCCCGGCCTAAACCCGACCCCTGCAG GCAACACACCTACCTACCTGTGCCCGGTCTCCAGGGACTCTCTGACCTTGGATGGCGCTGGCAGTTTCATCAGCCCAGTTGGCTCCTTGGATTTGGTGGCCAGTGGAAACACCGACCCCGGCAGTAACAACCAGCTGGCTGAGTCAAACAACATCCAAACATCCGCAAACAACAAGAACCAGAGCCAGGACAGAAG CCGTGGCAGCCCAACAGAGAGGCTGCTGGGACTCGAGGCCACcgagaaagagaagaaattgGGAGCAACCATATCCAGGAAGGGCAGGAATGATGCTCGCACCAACAAGCGAGAG AAACTCCAGTCGTGTGGAGACATAGCCCAGCTGACCGCACCCCCACCTCAGAGAAGATCCAGGTCTCTGGACCGCCGGACGTCAGACACCGTCATGACG CCAGATTTATTAAACTTCAAAAAAGGCTGGATGGTCAAACTGGATGAAAATGAGCAg TGGAAGAAATATTGGTTTGTGCTGTCGACTGACAGTCTGAGGTACTACACGGACTCAATAGCTGAGGAG GCTTCAGATCTTAAAGGAGAAATCGACCTGACAAAGTGTTACAACGTGTCAGAGTACCAGGTGCAGAGGAACTACGGCTTTCAGATCCAT ACCCTGAAGGGCGTCTACACATTATCGGCCATGACTTCAGGTATACGCAAGAACTGGATCCAGGCTCTGATGAAAAACGTACATCCAGCTAACGCCCCCGATGTAGCCAG TTTACCTGGCCACCTCGGCCCCTGCAGTCCACCTGAAGCTCTGCCCAAACCAGATGTGACTCAGGACTCTCCCAGCGCTGACGTCTTTACAGAGAGAGACCCTCAACCCAAACACAGCAGTGTGAGGGACAAACGGCGGGAAGGACGCTACAAAACCTTCGACTGGGCTGAGTTCAGGCCTCAGAACAAGCCGACTCTGGACGCAGAGCCTCAGAGGACTAAACATCTGTGCTCACTGGACTTGGGTGAcctggagaggaggaagaggcgggaggagaggaggaggcggtATGAGAGCGTGCTGGGACTCTCCCTGGGTTGGGAGGTGACTGGAGATAAAACAGCAGATGGCcgtgtcagagcactgagtccAAAATCACAGCagaaagtggaggaagagatcGAAGAgtgctggaaacaggtagagaaGACCGTCTTCAGATCGGTGAGGACCGTCCCGCTGTTTACAGAGGACAAAGACTCTGTTAAGATGGAGAAGCTGCTGGACAGCTACAGGACCGGG GTGGAGGATCTGAAGGCCCAGCTGGCAGAGTCAGAGCATCGCAGACTGGAGCTGGAGGCTCAGCTGAGTACAGCAGGATATTATCAGCAGCAG CTGGACCCTTCACCAATTTCTGAAGCAGATTTTTGCCCATCGGACACGAATGATAAGCCATTAAACCACACGCAAACCCTGAAAGATACATACAAAGAAACCAGAGAGCTCTTACAGCAGCATGACATAATCAGACAGGGCATGCAGGAGCAGCTCAGCATTTCACCGTCTTCATTAACGCCTCAGACTCCCAGAATCTGGCTGCATGACACAGAGGGCATTTTCCAAGAGCTTGGGGATTTGCTTACTGACACAGTAGCCACACCTTTATTTTCCCCTGAATCAGACAGCCAAGACTTACTTTCTGATGGAGAAACTATAGAGCTACAATTGGACGTTGCAACAACCAACCACCAGAACCAGCTGGACAGAGAAGACCGTCAGCAGGTTTCCAGCTcagaaactaaaataaataacgGCGTATATAGTTCATTAATTCTGGAGGAGCCAACAGGGGGAGATGACGAATCTCTGAACGGCTGCGTAGAGCACCATATACCTCCGGACGAGGCCATGCTGAGGAGGCTTTCCCAAGAGGTGGAGCTGCTAACCAGCCAGAACGAGGCTCTCAACCAGCGCAACCAGGAGATGCTAAACCAATTGACCGAGGCAGACCGCGAGATAGAGAGACTGAAAGCAGAGCTCAACAGCAGGTACACTGAACCCCATCACCTCCCCGAAGTGGAACAGCTGGGACAAACAAGGGTAGACGGTGTGAAGGGGGAGCTGAGCTTGACAAACCAGCAGCTCCTGGAGGCCAGGGCCACGATCGCCTCCCTGGAGGAGAATCTGAGGGAGGCAGAGGcgctgctgcagctgaaggtcccagcagaaacagaagaaacagGACAGGAGAAACGCGAGAGTGCTAAGGAAGCGGAAGGACACCTGTGTTTGGAGGCTGCTGAGGCCAAGCTGACGGAGCTGGAGAAGCAGTTTGACCAATCAGAGCTGGCCTGCAGGGAGCTCCAGACGCAGAACGCAGAGCTGAAGGAAGCTGAGAAACTTTACCTTCAAGCGGCTGCAGAGGCGGAGGCCGACATCAGGAGGCTGAACCaagagttggaggaggagaggttGAAAGATGGAGATAGCAACAGATGTGTTTCTGGTGAAGAAAGGACCAAGCAAGTGGTAGAGGGGATGGTCATGAGGTTGAACGCTTTGGGGAAAATACTGGAGGTGATTGAGAAGTTGGATGTTAgtttgagaagagaagggaatgAGCCTGCAGTGGTGAGTCAGCTGAAGTGGGAGGAGGAGTTTTGGAGTTTGCTGCTGAACAAACTGAAGCCCTCCCAGTTTAGTGAGGAGAAACCTGTCGAAGTGCTTATTAGTGAGGTGACAGAACGTATGATAGTGGAGAAACAATTGCTGCTTTTAGGGCATGGTCTGCTTTCTGAGACAGGTTCATGCACAGATGAAGGGAGGGAAGGTTTGAAAGATCTTGATATTTGGAATATTGCAAGTGAGACGGAAACCAAAAAGGTAGATGAAAGCAGGATGTTTGAGTTTAATGAGCAGCTGTGTGAGATGGAACATTTTAGAGTCGCCACACAGATGAAAATTGCTTTCCTAAACCACCTCGCCTCCTCTACCGACAAATCTGCACATGAAAAACTCCAGCTGATGGCTGACAGACTCTCCGGCTCTCACTTTTCGGAGCATCCCATGACTGATTTCATCCACTCTGCAGCAACTGAAGCGTTGTACTGCTGTCGTTTAAGCCGGCTTCAGTCAAAATATGAGAGGGAGCTCGAAGAAGCCAAACAGAAACGGCGCTCTTCTTCTCTCATCTGCAGCAAATGTGTCGACCTGACGGAGGAAAACACTGAGTTGAGAGAAAGATTGTCAAACCTAGAAGAACAACAGTTGTCATCACTGGGCAATAAGATGAGCATGTGTTGCCAGACAGAAGAGATTTACCCACAAGGCAAAGATGTTGAGGTACAGGTACCAGATGAAAGTACATTGGATGGAATTGAGGAAGAAAATGTACAACAGACACCTGAAGCACCACAGGACGAGATGGTTGGGTCCCTTGAGCTCGACTGCATGGAAATCCCACTTTCATGTGTTGATGGTCAGCTGGGAATCCCAGAGATgacaggagaaaacacagacgGTAGTGATGCAACGCACGAGGAAACAAATCCGAGCTCGGAGGTGAAGCAGGTTTTAGAGCTGAGGAGAAGAGTGAATGAGCTAGAGGAGCAGCTGTCTGtcatggaggaggagatgaaagaaGAGTCTGACGGGAAAATGAGTTCTGTTCAGGCGCAACATGAGAAGGTGATGGAAAAGCTGAAG GCCACGTGTGAGCGCAGCTTTGCTTCCATGGAGGCGTCTCATCTGAAGGTCGTAGAGGAACTACAGCGTCGTCACCAGCAGGAAGTGGAGCGCCTCctggtggagagagacagactgctggaggaggagagcgCTGCTACTGCAACTG CAATCGAAGCCATCATGAACGCTCACCGGCTGGAGCTGGAGAAGGAGGTGCAGAAGAGACGTCGGTCAGAGagcagcacaggaaacacacaccTGGAGGACATATACAGAACACACAG tgagGAGCTGGCCTCCTACCAGCGGGAGCTCCAGGTTTTGTCCCAGCAGTTTTCTCTAAAGTGTCTGGAGAACGGACATCTTGTCCAGGCTGTGGATGCCGAGAGGAAGGCCTTGTGTCAGTGCCAGCAGGAAAACCAAGACCTGAGGACCAGAAACCAG GAGTTGAGCGGTCACCTCGCGGCAGAGATCACCAGACTGTGTTCTCTGGCAAAGCCGGACGCCCTGCCGCTCAGTCAGAGAATGGATGTGTATGAAATGGAG ATTACGCTGCGAGTGAAGGAGTCTGAGGTGCAGTGTCTGAAGCAGGAGATCACGTCTCTGAAGGACGAACTGCAGTCGGCACAAAAG GACAAGAGGAACGCCACGAAGAAGTGCAAGGACATGTACACCGAGCTGAGCGTCCTGAGGGCCAAAACTGAGAGAGAGGTGGACAGACTGAGAGAAAACCTGAGGCTGGCTCATCGCGCTCTGGACCAGACTTCACTGTGA
- the LOC123961274 gene encoding myosin phosphatase Rho-interacting protein-like isoform X1, whose translation MSGDKATSPCNKFQANIFNKSKCQNCFKSRELHLLNDHDMEQAKPIYGGWLCLAPEGTDFDNPMQRSRKWQRRFFVLYEHGSLSFALDELPSTLPQGTVNMNLCTEITDAEPRTSQKNALCIVTPELEIFIRGDNKEIINGWSEQLAVYLRTNKQNQKKKRKVEPVATQEPSPAKMAATDPSFLSSENAAESGCSRWQEDQQGRGPGVTPMWTVADADPPGLNPTPAGNTPTYLCPVSRDSLTLDGAGSFISPVGSLDLVASGNTDPGSNNQLAESNNIQTSANNKNQSQDRSRGSPTERLLGLEATEKEKKLGATISRKGRNDARTNKREKLQSCGDIAQLTAPPPQRRSRSLDRRTSDTVMTPDLLNFKKGWMVKLDENEQWKKYWFVLSTDSLRYYTDSIAEEASDLKGEIDLTKCYNVSEYQVQRNYGFQIHTLKGVYTLSAMTSGIRKNWIQALMKNVHPANAPDVASLPGHLGPCSPPEALPKPDVTQDSPSADVFTERDPQPKHSSVRDKRREGRYKTFDWAEFRPQNKPTLDAEPQRTKHLCSLDLGDLERRKRREERRRRYESVLGLSLGWEVTGDKTADGRVRALSPKSQQKVEEEIEECWKQVEKTVFRSVRTVPLFTEDKDSVKMEKLLDSYRTGVEDLKAQLAESEHRRLELEAQLSTAGYYQQQVCQLDPSPISEADFCPSDTNDKPLNHTQTLKDTYKETRELLQQHDIIRQGMQEQLSISPSSLTPQTPRIWLHDTEGIFQELGDLLTDTVATPLFSPESDSQDLLSDGETIELQLDVATTNHQNQLDREDRQQVSSSETKINNGVYSSLILEEPTGGDDESLNGCVEHHIPPDEAMLRRLSQEVELLTSQNEALNQRNQEMLNQLTEADREIERLKAELNSRYTEPHHLPEVEQLGQTRVDGVKGELSLTNQQLLEARATIASLEENLREAEALLQLKVPAETEETGQEKRESAKEAEGHLCLEAAEAKLTELEKQFDQSELACRELQTQNAELKEAEKLYLQAAAEAEADIRRLNQELEEERLKDGDSNRCVSGEERTKQVVEGMVMRLNALGKILEVIEKLDVSLRREGNEPAVVSQLKWEEEFWSLLLNKLKPSQFSEEKPVEVLISEVTERMIVEKQLLLLGHGLLSETGSCTDEGREGLKDLDIWNIASETETKKVDESRMFEFNEQLCEMEHFRVATQMKIAFLNHLASSTDKSAHEKLQLMADRLSGSHFSEHPMTDFIHSAATEALYCCRLSRLQSKYERELEEAKQKRRSSSLICSKCVDLTEENTELRERLSNLEEQQLSSLGNKMSMCCQTEEIYPQGKDVEVQVPDESTLDGIEEENVQQTPEAPQDEMVGSLELDCMEIPLSCVDGQLGIPEMTGENTDGSDATHEETNPSSEVKQVLELRRRVNELEEQLSVMEEEMKEESDGKMSSVQAQHEKVMEKLKATCERSFASMEASHLKVVEELQRRHQQEVERLLVERDRLLEEESAATATAIEAIMNAHRLELEKEVQKRRRSESSTGNTHLEDIYRTHSEELASYQRELQVLSQQFSLKCLENGHLVQAVDAERKALCQCQQENQDLRTRNQELSGHLAAEITRLCSLAKPDALPLSQRMDVYEMEITLRVKESEVQCLKQEITSLKDELQSAQKDKRNATKKCKDMYTELSVLRAKTEREVDRLRENLRLAHRALDQTSL comes from the exons ATGTCCGGCGACAAGGCGACGAGTCCGTGCAACAAATTCCAAgccaacatttttaataaaagtaaatgtcaAAACTGCTTCAAGTCCCGGGAGCTTCATCTGTTGAACGACCATGACATGGAGCAG GCAAAACCCATCTATGGAGGCTGGCTGTGTCTGGCTCCTGAGGGGACAGATTTTGACAACCCGATGCAGAGGTCAAGG AAATGGCAGCGGCGCTTCTTTGTCCTGTATGAACACGGCAGCCTGAGCTTCGCCCTGGATGAACTG CCGAGCACATTGCCACAAGGCACGGTGAATATGAATCTGTGCACAGAAATCACTGATGCAGAGCCCAGGACCAGCCAGAAAAATGCACTCTGCATCGTCACGCCGGAGCTGGAGATATTTATTCGTGGTGACAATAAAGAGATCATAAATGG GTGGAGTGAACAGCTTGCGGTCTACCTGAGAACAAACAAGCAGAATCAGAAGAAAAAACGCAAAGTGGAGCCTGTTGCCACCCAG GAACCCAGTCCAGCAAAGATGGCTGCAACTGATCCAAGTTTTCTGTCCTCGGAGAACGCTGCAGAGTCCGGCTGCAGTCGGTGGCAGGAAGACCAGCAGGGCAGGGGACCGGGTGTAACCCCCATGTGGACTGTCGCAGACGCAGATCCCCCCGGCCTAAACCCGACCCCTGCAG GCAACACACCTACCTACCTGTGCCCGGTCTCCAGGGACTCTCTGACCTTGGATGGCGCTGGCAGTTTCATCAGCCCAGTTGGCTCCTTGGATTTGGTGGCCAGTGGAAACACCGACCCCGGCAGTAACAACCAGCTGGCTGAGTCAAACAACATCCAAACATCCGCAAACAACAAGAACCAGAGCCAGGACAGAAG CCGTGGCAGCCCAACAGAGAGGCTGCTGGGACTCGAGGCCACcgagaaagagaagaaattgGGAGCAACCATATCCAGGAAGGGCAGGAATGATGCTCGCACCAACAAGCGAGAG AAACTCCAGTCGTGTGGAGACATAGCCCAGCTGACCGCACCCCCACCTCAGAGAAGATCCAGGTCTCTGGACCGCCGGACGTCAGACACCGTCATGACG CCAGATTTATTAAACTTCAAAAAAGGCTGGATGGTCAAACTGGATGAAAATGAGCAg TGGAAGAAATATTGGTTTGTGCTGTCGACTGACAGTCTGAGGTACTACACGGACTCAATAGCTGAGGAG GCTTCAGATCTTAAAGGAGAAATCGACCTGACAAAGTGTTACAACGTGTCAGAGTACCAGGTGCAGAGGAACTACGGCTTTCAGATCCAT ACCCTGAAGGGCGTCTACACATTATCGGCCATGACTTCAGGTATACGCAAGAACTGGATCCAGGCTCTGATGAAAAACGTACATCCAGCTAACGCCCCCGATGTAGCCAG TTTACCTGGCCACCTCGGCCCCTGCAGTCCACCTGAAGCTCTGCCCAAACCAGATGTGACTCAGGACTCTCCCAGCGCTGACGTCTTTACAGAGAGAGACCCTCAACCCAAACACAGCAGTGTGAGGGACAAACGGCGGGAAGGACGCTACAAAACCTTCGACTGGGCTGAGTTCAGGCCTCAGAACAAGCCGACTCTGGACGCAGAGCCTCAGAGGACTAAACATCTGTGCTCACTGGACTTGGGTGAcctggagaggaggaagaggcgggaggagaggaggaggcggtATGAGAGCGTGCTGGGACTCTCCCTGGGTTGGGAGGTGACTGGAGATAAAACAGCAGATGGCcgtgtcagagcactgagtccAAAATCACAGCagaaagtggaggaagagatcGAAGAgtgctggaaacaggtagagaaGACCGTCTTCAGATCGGTGAGGACCGTCCCGCTGTTTACAGAGGACAAAGACTCTGTTAAGATGGAGAAGCTGCTGGACAGCTACAGGACCGGG GTGGAGGATCTGAAGGCCCAGCTGGCAGAGTCAGAGCATCGCAGACTGGAGCTGGAGGCTCAGCTGAGTACAGCAGGATATTATCAGCAGCAGGTCTGCCAG CTGGACCCTTCACCAATTTCTGAAGCAGATTTTTGCCCATCGGACACGAATGATAAGCCATTAAACCACACGCAAACCCTGAAAGATACATACAAAGAAACCAGAGAGCTCTTACAGCAGCATGACATAATCAGACAGGGCATGCAGGAGCAGCTCAGCATTTCACCGTCTTCATTAACGCCTCAGACTCCCAGAATCTGGCTGCATGACACAGAGGGCATTTTCCAAGAGCTTGGGGATTTGCTTACTGACACAGTAGCCACACCTTTATTTTCCCCTGAATCAGACAGCCAAGACTTACTTTCTGATGGAGAAACTATAGAGCTACAATTGGACGTTGCAACAACCAACCACCAGAACCAGCTGGACAGAGAAGACCGTCAGCAGGTTTCCAGCTcagaaactaaaataaataacgGCGTATATAGTTCATTAATTCTGGAGGAGCCAACAGGGGGAGATGACGAATCTCTGAACGGCTGCGTAGAGCACCATATACCTCCGGACGAGGCCATGCTGAGGAGGCTTTCCCAAGAGGTGGAGCTGCTAACCAGCCAGAACGAGGCTCTCAACCAGCGCAACCAGGAGATGCTAAACCAATTGACCGAGGCAGACCGCGAGATAGAGAGACTGAAAGCAGAGCTCAACAGCAGGTACACTGAACCCCATCACCTCCCCGAAGTGGAACAGCTGGGACAAACAAGGGTAGACGGTGTGAAGGGGGAGCTGAGCTTGACAAACCAGCAGCTCCTGGAGGCCAGGGCCACGATCGCCTCCCTGGAGGAGAATCTGAGGGAGGCAGAGGcgctgctgcagctgaaggtcccagcagaaacagaagaaacagGACAGGAGAAACGCGAGAGTGCTAAGGAAGCGGAAGGACACCTGTGTTTGGAGGCTGCTGAGGCCAAGCTGACGGAGCTGGAGAAGCAGTTTGACCAATCAGAGCTGGCCTGCAGGGAGCTCCAGACGCAGAACGCAGAGCTGAAGGAAGCTGAGAAACTTTACCTTCAAGCGGCTGCAGAGGCGGAGGCCGACATCAGGAGGCTGAACCaagagttggaggaggagaggttGAAAGATGGAGATAGCAACAGATGTGTTTCTGGTGAAGAAAGGACCAAGCAAGTGGTAGAGGGGATGGTCATGAGGTTGAACGCTTTGGGGAAAATACTGGAGGTGATTGAGAAGTTGGATGTTAgtttgagaagagaagggaatgAGCCTGCAGTGGTGAGTCAGCTGAAGTGGGAGGAGGAGTTTTGGAGTTTGCTGCTGAACAAACTGAAGCCCTCCCAGTTTAGTGAGGAGAAACCTGTCGAAGTGCTTATTAGTGAGGTGACAGAACGTATGATAGTGGAGAAACAATTGCTGCTTTTAGGGCATGGTCTGCTTTCTGAGACAGGTTCATGCACAGATGAAGGGAGGGAAGGTTTGAAAGATCTTGATATTTGGAATATTGCAAGTGAGACGGAAACCAAAAAGGTAGATGAAAGCAGGATGTTTGAGTTTAATGAGCAGCTGTGTGAGATGGAACATTTTAGAGTCGCCACACAGATGAAAATTGCTTTCCTAAACCACCTCGCCTCCTCTACCGACAAATCTGCACATGAAAAACTCCAGCTGATGGCTGACAGACTCTCCGGCTCTCACTTTTCGGAGCATCCCATGACTGATTTCATCCACTCTGCAGCAACTGAAGCGTTGTACTGCTGTCGTTTAAGCCGGCTTCAGTCAAAATATGAGAGGGAGCTCGAAGAAGCCAAACAGAAACGGCGCTCTTCTTCTCTCATCTGCAGCAAATGTGTCGACCTGACGGAGGAAAACACTGAGTTGAGAGAAAGATTGTCAAACCTAGAAGAACAACAGTTGTCATCACTGGGCAATAAGATGAGCATGTGTTGCCAGACAGAAGAGATTTACCCACAAGGCAAAGATGTTGAGGTACAGGTACCAGATGAAAGTACATTGGATGGAATTGAGGAAGAAAATGTACAACAGACACCTGAAGCACCACAGGACGAGATGGTTGGGTCCCTTGAGCTCGACTGCATGGAAATCCCACTTTCATGTGTTGATGGTCAGCTGGGAATCCCAGAGATgacaggagaaaacacagacgGTAGTGATGCAACGCACGAGGAAACAAATCCGAGCTCGGAGGTGAAGCAGGTTTTAGAGCTGAGGAGAAGAGTGAATGAGCTAGAGGAGCAGCTGTCTGtcatggaggaggagatgaaagaaGAGTCTGACGGGAAAATGAGTTCTGTTCAGGCGCAACATGAGAAGGTGATGGAAAAGCTGAAG GCCACGTGTGAGCGCAGCTTTGCTTCCATGGAGGCGTCTCATCTGAAGGTCGTAGAGGAACTACAGCGTCGTCACCAGCAGGAAGTGGAGCGCCTCctggtggagagagacagactgctggaggaggagagcgCTGCTACTGCAACTG CAATCGAAGCCATCATGAACGCTCACCGGCTGGAGCTGGAGAAGGAGGTGCAGAAGAGACGTCGGTCAGAGagcagcacaggaaacacacaccTGGAGGACATATACAGAACACACAG tgagGAGCTGGCCTCCTACCAGCGGGAGCTCCAGGTTTTGTCCCAGCAGTTTTCTCTAAAGTGTCTGGAGAACGGACATCTTGTCCAGGCTGTGGATGCCGAGAGGAAGGCCTTGTGTCAGTGCCAGCAGGAAAACCAAGACCTGAGGACCAGAAACCAG GAGTTGAGCGGTCACCTCGCGGCAGAGATCACCAGACTGTGTTCTCTGGCAAAGCCGGACGCCCTGCCGCTCAGTCAGAGAATGGATGTGTATGAAATGGAG ATTACGCTGCGAGTGAAGGAGTCTGAGGTGCAGTGTCTGAAGCAGGAGATCACGTCTCTGAAGGACGAACTGCAGTCGGCACAAAAG GACAAGAGGAACGCCACGAAGAAGTGCAAGGACATGTACACCGAGCTGAGCGTCCTGAGGGCCAAAACTGAGAGAGAGGTGGACAGACTGAGAGAAAACCTGAGGCTGGCTCATCGCGCTCTGGACCAGACTTCACTGTGA